A portion of the Stigmatella aurantiaca DW4/3-1 genome contains these proteins:
- a CDS encoding TolB family protein has product MKDLGWKAGALVLALGLAACEPIDIDGGGGGGGGNVLFTRGFIFVREDRNLYVVDDRGDPNDPQRLTVGGGVSFPSVDRSGRIAVYVQETSGFNSEIRTVPTAGTGSPSTVIASGDASCPTCTQFRSPTFSPDGRVIVFSFNDGSGALSLGRVNADGSGFQELTPNTSTSFGAPSFFPDGLSVLVPAGLNSGYLNQLKRVTLSNGVIANIADNLNNEVVNRAVVSPDGSQVALDGGPISGSRIFTASLRTPFGPLTRLTDHPGEPRAQDTFPAWVSTNQIGFLSNAGNTQSIYRITVGAVAGSGTLLVPSAFEPSYGGF; this is encoded by the coding sequence ATGAAGGATCTTGGATGGAAGGCCGGCGCGCTGGTGCTCGCGCTGGGATTGGCGGCGTGCGAGCCCATCGACATCGACGGCGGGGGAGGCGGGGGAGGCGGCAACGTGCTGTTCACCCGCGGCTTCATCTTCGTGCGGGAAGACCGCAACCTCTATGTGGTGGATGACCGGGGAGATCCGAACGACCCCCAGCGGCTCACGGTGGGCGGCGGCGTCTCCTTCCCCTCGGTGGACCGCTCCGGCCGCATCGCGGTCTACGTGCAGGAGACCTCGGGCTTCAACTCGGAGATCCGCACGGTGCCCACCGCGGGGACGGGCTCGCCCTCCACGGTCATCGCCTCGGGGGACGCCTCGTGCCCCACCTGCACCCAGTTCCGCTCCCCCACCTTCAGCCCGGACGGCCGGGTCATCGTGTTCTCCTTCAATGATGGCTCGGGCGCGCTGTCGCTGGGCCGGGTGAACGCGGATGGCAGCGGCTTTCAGGAGCTGACCCCCAACACCTCCACGTCCTTCGGCGCGCCCTCGTTCTTCCCGGATGGGTTGAGCGTGCTGGTGCCGGCCGGGTTGAACAGCGGCTACCTCAACCAGCTCAAGCGCGTCACCCTGAGCAACGGGGTCATCGCCAACATCGCCGACAACCTGAACAACGAGGTGGTGAACCGGGCCGTGGTGTCTCCGGATGGGAGCCAGGTGGCGCTGGATGGCGGGCCCATCTCGGGCTCCCGCATCTTCACGGCCTCGCTGCGCACCCCCTTCGGGCCGCTCACCCGGCTGACGGACCACCCCGGAGAGCCCCGCGCCCAGGACACCTTCCCGGCCTGGGTGAGCACCAACCAGATCGGCTTCCTCTCCAACGCGGGCAACACCCAGAGCATCTACCGCATCACCGTGGGGGCCGTGGCGGGCTCGGGGACGCTGCTCGTCCCCAGCGCGTTCGAGCCTTCGTACGGGGGCTTTTGA
- a CDS encoding non-proteolytic archaemetzincin-like protein: MTRKVLLLVTVGQPATSLLRDLEEPLATHLGLSAVASKTVLSRPTYALNESRAQYHCNAIMRRLVTLLEPAHALVLGVTDVDLFVPDSAFVFGEADRGTRSGVVSEARLRPGASPELLRRRVQAEVLTQAGHLLGLSYCEDARCVMCQAQTPQDVDRKQLALCNPCRNELQKLQR, from the coding sequence ATGACGCGGAAGGTGCTCCTCCTGGTCACCGTGGGTCAGCCCGCAACCTCCCTGCTCAGGGACCTCGAGGAACCCTTGGCGACCCACCTGGGCCTCTCGGCCGTGGCGAGCAAGACCGTCCTGTCCCGGCCCACCTACGCCCTCAACGAAAGCCGCGCGCAGTACCACTGCAACGCCATCATGCGGCGGCTCGTGACGCTGCTGGAGCCCGCGCACGCGCTGGTGCTGGGCGTCACGGACGTGGACCTGTTCGTGCCAGACTCGGCCTTCGTCTTCGGAGAGGCCGACCGGGGGACCCGCAGCGGCGTGGTGAGCGAGGCCCGCTTGCGGCCCGGCGCGAGCCCCGAATTGCTGCGCCGCCGCGTGCAGGCCGAAGTCCTCACCCAGGCGGGGCACCTGCTGGGGCTCTCCTACTGCGAGGATGCGCGCTGCGTCATGTGTCAGGCGCAGACGCCCCAGGATGTGGACCGCAAGCAGTTGGCGCTCTGCAACCCGTGCCGCAACGAGCTCCAGAAGCTCCAGCGGTAG
- a CDS encoding glycosyl hydrolase family 28-related protein: MAQAGATTPFKTLEAENGTLGGGATLRALAEGPLPSASSPELEASGRRFVQLDATNESVSWVNTTGITANRMVIRASIPDAPGGGGITATLNLYVNGSMRQAIPLSSRQSWVYGTGTWDNNSPSNGAPQVFYDDLRVVIAGEPIAPGSTLMLRKDAANTAAFYHIDLIDLENAPAPRTQPANTLSITSYGAVADDTGDDSDAIQNCINAAQSQGKGVWIPAGRFLTSRVIYASGITISGAGMWYTTLYRNVPVPNSGFDHWWELKNCTLRDVYIDTPATGRNRTLGASGGLNLSGANGWLIERVWIQHTDAAMWASGSHGTVRDSRVLNSWADGINLNSGPGTDKAGYDLTAQNNYVRATGDDGFAINADVLWPQMDTVKLLNNTSICAIGANTLRVAGGRNVTVQNNYVADPAQEFGMVVGVFHQGGTLESALVQGNTIVRGGGFRPYGGVKAAVLIGHENTPITATFANNTIIDSLGDGVAIGRYNVNLTFNNNTVTHPAAAGIWVLPSTTGSGRFESNTVSNLNGGQAAFRNDSSTFTATLTGNSWQSAAPGVVFYQDIYYGAGASQALPVGNYTLAQLAALGVPNDWASSVRIPAGRTLIMYADDNFSGASWTRTADTPDFSTLSPSANDKMSSCRVQ, encoded by the coding sequence ATGGCGCAAGCCGGCGCCACCACACCGTTCAAGACCCTGGAGGCGGAAAATGGCACGCTCGGTGGCGGCGCCACCCTGCGGGCACTTGCCGAGGGGCCCCTTCCCTCCGCATCGAGCCCGGAGCTGGAGGCCTCGGGCCGCCGGTTCGTCCAGCTGGATGCAACCAACGAATCGGTGAGCTGGGTGAACACCACGGGCATCACGGCCAACCGGATGGTCATTCGTGCGTCGATCCCAGACGCCCCGGGGGGCGGTGGCATCACCGCCACGCTGAATTTGTATGTGAATGGATCGATGCGTCAGGCCATCCCCCTGAGCTCCCGGCAGAGCTGGGTCTATGGCACGGGCACTTGGGACAACAACTCGCCCTCCAACGGCGCGCCGCAGGTCTTCTACGATGACTTGCGCGTCGTCATCGCCGGAGAGCCCATCGCCCCGGGGAGCACGCTCATGCTCCGCAAAGACGCGGCCAACACCGCGGCCTTCTACCACATCGACCTGATCGATCTGGAGAACGCTCCCGCCCCCCGGACGCAGCCCGCCAACACCCTGTCGATCACCAGCTATGGCGCCGTCGCCGATGACACCGGGGATGACAGCGATGCCATCCAGAATTGCATCAACGCGGCCCAGTCCCAGGGCAAGGGCGTGTGGATCCCTGCCGGACGCTTCCTCACCAGCCGGGTCATCTACGCCAGTGGAATCACGATCAGCGGAGCGGGCATGTGGTACACGACGCTCTACCGCAACGTGCCCGTGCCCAACTCTGGCTTCGACCATTGGTGGGAGCTCAAGAATTGCACGCTCCGCGATGTCTACATCGACACTCCGGCCACCGGCAGAAACCGGACGCTCGGTGCCAGCGGTGGCTTGAACCTCTCCGGCGCCAACGGCTGGCTCATCGAGCGTGTATGGATCCAGCATACCGACGCTGCCATGTGGGCAAGCGGCTCCCATGGAACGGTCCGTGACTCCAGGGTGCTGAATTCATGGGCCGATGGCATCAACCTGAACAGCGGCCCCGGGACGGACAAGGCCGGATACGACCTGACCGCCCAGAACAACTATGTGAGGGCCACGGGAGACGATGGCTTCGCCATCAACGCGGACGTGCTGTGGCCTCAGATGGACACGGTGAAGTTGCTGAACAACACGTCGATCTGCGCCATCGGCGCCAACACCTTGCGCGTCGCCGGCGGCCGCAATGTGACCGTGCAAAACAATTACGTCGCCGACCCGGCCCAGGAGTTTGGCATGGTGGTGGGCGTCTTCCACCAGGGGGGCACTCTGGAATCCGCGCTGGTGCAGGGCAATACGATTGTGCGCGGTGGGGGCTTCCGCCCCTACGGAGGGGTGAAGGCGGCCGTCCTGATCGGCCACGAGAACACCCCGATCACGGCCACCTTCGCCAACAACACCATCATCGATTCACTCGGCGATGGTGTCGCCATCGGGCGCTACAACGTGAACCTCACCTTCAACAACAACACGGTCACCCATCCGGCGGCCGCCGGCATCTGGGTCCTGCCCAGCACGACGGGCTCGGGACGTTTCGAGTCCAACACGGTGTCGAATCTCAATGGAGGCCAGGCCGCCTTCAGAAATGACTCCAGCACCTTCACGGCCACCCTCACCGGCAACAGCTGGCAGTCCGCCGCGCCGGGAGTGGTCTTCTACCAGGACATCTATTACGGCGCCGGCGCCAGCCAGGCGCTCCCCGTCGGGAACTACACCCTGGCGCAACTGGCGGCGCTCGGCGTGCCCAATGACTGGGCCTCGTCGGTCCGGATTCCCGCGGGGCGGACGTTGATCATGTACGCCGATGACAACTTCTCGGGCGCCTCGTGGACGCGAACGGCGGATACTCCGGACTTTTCCACCTTGAGCCCCAGCGCGAACGACAAGATGTCGTCGTGCCGGGTCCAGTGA
- a CDS encoding metallophosphoesterase family protein, whose protein sequence is MGCLLAGCVRPAEGRAQKDLEVGRAEAGGLTVTVEEGLAAVRGLESGALTLWGNAPAFHVRTVAAAGAPEWWTLRVRNAMPDAELVAVEDGAGEPLAFEVGPSLVPTEKVWRVRLRPGAGARLTVAPPGWDEARPFRFAALADVQEALPKVGDIYARMNEDPSLRFIFFAGDLTERGTQEQLEEFQERLTASRIPLYATLGNHETYSGGDTAYHALVGRGSHHFGFQGVRFTMVDSADGTVDPRVEEQFDTWLEEARGAVHVVGMHIAPLEPVGVRNGSFSSRNEAAGLVGKMARAGVDLTLYGHVHSYYAFSNAGIPAFISGGGGAIPERFDGVGRHYLAVEVDPSAGVRDVALVRVD, encoded by the coding sequence ATGGGGTGTTTGCTGGCTGGGTGCGTGCGGCCCGCGGAGGGGCGCGCGCAGAAGGATCTGGAGGTGGGACGCGCCGAGGCAGGAGGGCTCACCGTGACGGTGGAGGAGGGGCTGGCGGCGGTGCGGGGCCTGGAGTCCGGGGCGCTGACGCTGTGGGGCAATGCACCGGCCTTCCACGTGCGGACCGTGGCGGCGGCCGGGGCGCCCGAGTGGTGGACGCTCCGGGTGCGCAATGCCATGCCGGACGCGGAGCTGGTGGCGGTGGAGGACGGCGCGGGGGAGCCGCTGGCTTTCGAGGTGGGCCCCTCGCTGGTGCCCACGGAGAAGGTGTGGCGGGTGCGGCTGCGGCCCGGGGCGGGGGCCCGCCTCACGGTGGCGCCCCCGGGGTGGGACGAGGCGCGGCCGTTCCGGTTCGCGGCGCTGGCGGACGTGCAGGAGGCGCTCCCCAAGGTGGGGGACATCTACGCGCGCATGAATGAGGATCCGTCGCTGCGCTTCATCTTCTTCGCGGGAGACCTGACGGAGCGGGGCACCCAGGAGCAGTTGGAGGAGTTCCAGGAGCGGCTGACGGCGTCGCGCATTCCGCTGTACGCCACGTTGGGCAACCACGAGACCTACAGTGGGGGCGACACGGCGTACCACGCGCTGGTGGGGCGGGGCAGCCACCACTTCGGCTTCCAGGGGGTGCGCTTCACGATGGTGGACTCGGCGGACGGCACGGTGGATCCGCGGGTGGAGGAGCAGTTCGACACCTGGCTGGAGGAGGCGCGCGGCGCGGTGCACGTGGTGGGCATGCACATCGCGCCGCTGGAGCCGGTGGGGGTGCGCAACGGCTCGTTCAGCAGCCGCAACGAGGCGGCGGGGCTGGTGGGCAAGATGGCGCGAGCGGGGGTGGATCTGACGCTCTATGGCCACGTGCACTCGTATTACGCTTTCTCGAACGCGGGCATCCCGGCGTTCATCTCCGGCGGAGGGGGCGCCATCCCCGAGCGCTTCGATGGGGTGGGGCGGCACTACCTCGCGGTGGAGGTGGATCCGTCCGCGGGCGTGCGGGACGTGGCGCTGGTGCGCGTGGACTGA
- a CDS encoding (Fe-S)-binding protein, translating to MSPIITGLLLTVALSVFVMIMAGRAGVLLAMKGDNRLNNIPYRTMQLVRFGLGQKRLVDPEEFTPGLMHVFIYVAFMVLTLRTLMLFTMGFSSTALALLSDMTEPLWDGHEFLQGLYKVFLLVKDVAATLAVLGVGYFFFFRSKVKPDRVTPSWEAYLILGFIGALMVTEFFFGGSHIVAQNAPFAWWEPATSVVGMAMKGLPPTVAHVLGVAGYWTHVTIILVFLNFLPLGKHFHIITGLPNVFFQRTTPNGKLGTPNLEKEEFGTATVKDMTWKQGLDLYSCTECGRCQTHCPTYITGKPLTHKAVNQDLKHWLWENERWIEEGYGPTGVKEPLPEIIGSALKAETVWACTSCGWCETACPVFIENIPRLIDMRRYQVQVKAEFPPEIQRVFEGIERQGNPWGLGQDRRDEWAEDLALPTWGDGGGPYEYLFFVGCAGSYDDKQKKVSRALVKILREAGVSFATLSKQEVCNGESARRMGNEYLYQTMAKMNVESWNGLGVKAVITQCPHCFNTIKNEYPEFGGDYRVINHTQLINDLLNEKRIKLSQVMNSKLTYHDPCYLGRHNGVYDAPREVLKAIPGLEVVEMQRSKREGFCCGAGGGRMWMEEHIGTRINHNRINEVALTLQHSADPSTPFPDATDKKKPGQVGDYKDKGGSGVVAVACPFCSTMLKDAVNDTGREENIQVKDITELVADAMEVRRSPVTVAPSAAVSPKPE from the coding sequence ATGAGTCCCATCATCACAGGCTTGCTCCTCACGGTAGCTCTCTCCGTCTTCGTCATGATCATGGCGGGCCGCGCCGGCGTCCTGCTCGCGATGAAGGGGGACAACCGGCTGAACAACATTCCCTACCGCACCATGCAGTTGGTGCGCTTCGGACTGGGCCAGAAGCGCCTGGTGGATCCGGAGGAGTTCACGCCGGGGCTGATGCACGTGTTCATCTACGTGGCGTTCATGGTGCTCACGCTGCGCACCCTGATGTTGTTCACCATGGGCTTCAGCTCCACGGCGCTCGCGCTGCTCTCGGACATGACGGAGCCGCTCTGGGACGGCCATGAGTTCTTGCAGGGGCTCTACAAGGTCTTCCTGCTGGTGAAGGACGTGGCGGCGACGCTGGCGGTGCTCGGCGTGGGCTACTTCTTCTTCTTCCGCTCGAAGGTGAAGCCGGACCGGGTGACGCCCTCGTGGGAGGCCTACCTCATCCTGGGCTTCATCGGCGCGCTGATGGTGACGGAGTTCTTCTTCGGCGGCAGCCACATCGTGGCGCAGAACGCCCCGTTCGCGTGGTGGGAGCCCGCAACCAGCGTGGTGGGCATGGCGATGAAGGGGCTGCCGCCCACGGTGGCGCACGTGCTGGGGGTGGCGGGGTACTGGACACACGTCACCATCATCCTGGTGTTCCTGAACTTCCTGCCCCTGGGCAAGCACTTCCACATCATCACCGGCCTGCCCAACGTCTTCTTCCAGCGCACCACGCCCAACGGCAAGCTGGGCACGCCCAACCTGGAGAAGGAAGAGTTCGGCACCGCCACGGTGAAGGACATGACGTGGAAGCAGGGGTTGGACCTGTACTCGTGCACCGAGTGCGGCCGCTGCCAGACGCACTGCCCCACGTACATCACCGGCAAGCCGCTGACGCACAAGGCCGTCAACCAGGACCTCAAGCACTGGCTCTGGGAGAACGAGCGGTGGATCGAAGAGGGCTATGGGCCCACCGGCGTGAAGGAGCCCCTGCCGGAGATCATCGGCAGCGCGCTGAAGGCGGAGACGGTGTGGGCGTGCACCAGCTGCGGTTGGTGCGAGACGGCCTGCCCGGTGTTCATCGAGAACATCCCGCGCCTCATCGACATGCGCCGCTACCAGGTACAGGTGAAGGCGGAGTTCCCGCCGGAGATTCAGCGCGTCTTCGAGGGCATTGAGCGCCAGGGCAACCCCTGGGGCCTGGGCCAGGACCGGCGCGACGAGTGGGCGGAGGACCTGGCGCTGCCCACCTGGGGCGATGGGGGCGGCCCGTACGAGTACCTGTTCTTCGTGGGGTGCGCGGGCAGCTACGACGACAAGCAGAAAAAGGTGAGCCGGGCGCTGGTGAAGATCCTGCGCGAGGCCGGGGTGAGCTTCGCCACGCTGTCCAAGCAGGAAGTGTGCAACGGCGAGTCCGCGCGCCGCATGGGCAACGAGTACCTGTACCAGACGATGGCGAAGATGAACGTGGAGTCGTGGAACGGGCTGGGGGTGAAGGCGGTGATTACCCAGTGCCCGCACTGCTTCAACACCATCAAGAACGAGTACCCGGAGTTCGGCGGGGACTACCGCGTCATCAACCACACGCAGCTCATCAATGACTTGCTGAACGAGAAGCGCATCAAGCTCTCGCAGGTGATGAACTCGAAGTTGACGTACCACGACCCCTGCTACCTGGGGCGGCACAACGGGGTGTACGACGCGCCGCGCGAGGTGTTGAAGGCCATCCCGGGGCTGGAGGTGGTGGAGATGCAGCGCAGCAAGCGCGAGGGCTTCTGCTGCGGCGCCGGTGGCGGGCGGATGTGGATGGAGGAGCACATCGGCACGCGCATCAACCACAACCGCATCAACGAGGTGGCGCTGACGCTCCAGCACTCGGCGGATCCGTCCACGCCGTTCCCGGACGCGACGGACAAGAAGAAGCCGGGCCAGGTGGGCGACTACAAGGACAAGGGCGGCTCGGGCGTGGTGGCGGTGGCCTGCCCGTTCTGCTCGACGATGTTGAAGGACGCGGTGAACGACACCGGGCGCGAGGAGAACATCCAGGTGAAGGACATCACCGAGTTGGTCGCCGACGCGATGGAAGTCCGCCGCAGCCCCGTCACGGTGGCGCCCAGCGCGGCGGTGAGCCCCAAGCCCGAGTAG
- a CDS encoding Fic family protein, which yields MRAGRYVQQLKGYRAFIPASLPPVPPVRLEGELTALLSEATLALGRLDGAGSILPNPDLFVSMYVRQEAVLSSQIEGTQSTLEDVLEYEMDAQGPKRSKDAEEVVNYVRAMNHGLQRLSALPLSLRLLREIHGRLMHGGRGSERNPGEFRTSQNWIGPQGCSLVSATFVPPPPHDMVTALDNLEKFLHEPGNLPVLIQCGLAHAQFETIHPFLDGNGRVGRLLITLLLCERRILERPLLYLSVFLKAHRQEYYDRLTAIRTEGDWEGWLRFFLRGVAEVSGAATRTARSILKLREETRQKLADSPLGGRLLDSLFERPVLSVRAAEEHLGCSYGTASALIEQMERMGVLRETTGQKRNRLYRYEPYLALFEQQGVDTETAAPPPPSAEAGRP from the coding sequence ATGCGAGCGGGGCGGTACGTTCAACAGCTCAAGGGATACCGAGCGTTCATCCCGGCCTCCTTGCCCCCCGTGCCCCCGGTGCGATTGGAAGGAGAACTGACGGCCCTGCTGAGTGAGGCGACCCTGGCCCTGGGACGTCTGGATGGGGCGGGGTCCATCCTCCCCAATCCGGACCTCTTCGTGTCCATGTACGTGCGGCAAGAGGCGGTCCTCAGCTCGCAGATCGAAGGCACCCAGAGCACCTTGGAGGACGTCCTCGAGTACGAGATGGACGCGCAGGGACCAAAGCGCTCCAAGGATGCCGAGGAGGTCGTCAATTACGTTCGCGCGATGAACCATGGCCTCCAGCGGCTCTCGGCTTTGCCCCTCTCGCTCAGGTTGCTGCGAGAGATTCACGGGCGCTTGATGCACGGGGGCCGTGGAAGCGAACGCAACCCCGGGGAGTTCCGGACCAGCCAGAACTGGATCGGTCCCCAGGGGTGCTCCTTGGTCAGTGCGACCTTTGTGCCTCCCCCTCCGCACGACATGGTGACCGCGCTCGACAACCTGGAGAAGTTCCTGCACGAGCCGGGAAATCTTCCGGTGCTCATCCAATGTGGCCTCGCGCATGCCCAGTTCGAGACGATCCATCCCTTCCTGGATGGCAATGGGCGCGTCGGGCGATTGCTGATCACCCTCCTGCTGTGTGAGCGGCGCATCTTGGAGCGGCCCCTGCTGTACCTCAGCGTGTTCCTCAAGGCGCACCGGCAGGAGTACTATGACCGGCTCACGGCCATCCGGACCGAAGGGGACTGGGAAGGGTGGTTGCGCTTCTTTCTGCGAGGGGTGGCGGAAGTCAGCGGTGCCGCGACGCGCACGGCCCGCTCCATCCTCAAACTGCGAGAAGAGACCCGGCAGAAGCTGGCCGACAGTCCGCTGGGAGGACGGCTTCTGGACTCCCTCTTCGAGCGGCCCGTCCTCTCGGTGCGTGCCGCCGAGGAGCACCTGGGCTGTTCATACGGGACGGCGAGCGCCCTCATCGAGCAGATGGAGCGGATGGGCGTGCTGCGCGAGACGACGGGCCAGAAGCGCAACCGCCTCTACCGCTACGAGCCCTACCTCGCGCTCTTCGAGCAGCAAGGCGTGGACACGGAGACCGCAGCGCCCCCCCCTCCAAGCGCGGAGGCGGGGCGTCCGTAG
- a CDS encoding helix-turn-helix domain-containing protein produces the protein MPTSFDRYFERQMEKPAFAKAYAKARAEIDSVDQFIRALDEARAAAHLSKAEVARRIGTSPVVVRRLLTQTSVNPSFQLVSKLAQAVGLRLVLEQDVRPAPARKAPVRRREARASAAAAR, from the coding sequence ATGCCTACGTCGTTTGACCGTTACTTCGAGCGCCAGATGGAGAAGCCCGCCTTCGCCAAGGCGTACGCCAAGGCGCGCGCGGAGATCGACAGCGTCGACCAGTTCATCCGCGCGCTGGATGAGGCGCGGGCCGCCGCCCACCTGTCCAAGGCGGAGGTCGCGCGGCGCATCGGCACGTCCCCGGTGGTCGTGCGCCGGCTGCTGACCCAGACCTCCGTGAACCCCAGCTTCCAACTGGTGAGCAAGCTCGCGCAGGCCGTGGGGCTTCGCCTCGTGCTTGAGCAGGACGTCAGGCCGGCCCCGGCCCGCAAGGCGCCAGTGCGCCGCCGCGAAGCCCGCGCGAGCGCTGCTGCTGCCCGCTAG
- a CDS encoding ankyrin repeat domain-containing protein — protein MKRHAAVPEVAWMSLFDAVSAGELPRVRALLAEGVDPNLLGERGRTPLMVAAEAGHVGVVQALLAAGAEPFLTDELGETALLISAAHGHGEVCELLLPHASDDERDLARRLLRDCSLPGVLPPGPADEGERPSDSRRKLASVGAYVANKLGDDGPAKRLARLFRSEKGRK, from the coding sequence GTGAAGCGCCATGCTGCCGTGCCGGAGGTGGCGTGGATGTCCCTGTTCGATGCGGTGAGCGCGGGCGAACTGCCGCGCGTGAGAGCGCTGCTGGCCGAGGGCGTGGACCCCAACCTCCTGGGGGAGCGCGGCCGCACCCCGCTCATGGTGGCGGCCGAGGCCGGACACGTGGGCGTGGTCCAGGCGCTGCTGGCCGCGGGCGCCGAGCCCTTCCTCACGGATGAGCTGGGCGAGACGGCGCTGCTGATCTCCGCGGCCCACGGCCACGGGGAGGTGTGCGAGCTGCTTCTGCCCCACGCGAGCGACGACGAGCGGGATCTGGCGCGGCGCCTGTTGAGGGATTGCAGCCTGCCCGGAGTGCTGCCGCCGGGGCCCGCGGACGAGGGCGAGAGGCCGAGCGACTCGCGGCGCAAGCTGGCCTCGGTGGGGGCCTACGTGGCCAACAAGCTGGGAGATGACGGGCCCGCGAAGCGGCTGGCGCGCCTGTTCCGCTCCGAGAAGGGGCGCAAGTAG
- a CDS encoding winged helix-turn-helix transcriptional regulator — MSDTALSALTAETTEAIQPTAVAQPSKAIKQASEADPSAETAKTDSKKNEKKWGKAAMASGYTLIPDVLLKAQRALGLDPLDLNILLHLVKHWWEAKRAPSLGKASIAELIGVDESTIRRRIFALEKAGLLKRVRRSDPTKGDQTHAIDLSPLVKKLEPHAEKALELLQERKAHRALRDKRLKKTADKTPQPVGD, encoded by the coding sequence GTGAGCGACACTGCACTGAGCGCCTTGACGGCGGAGACAACAGAGGCGATCCAGCCGACAGCGGTGGCCCAGCCGTCAAAGGCAATCAAGCAGGCGAGCGAGGCGGACCCGAGCGCCGAGACGGCCAAGACGGACAGCAAGAAGAACGAGAAGAAGTGGGGCAAGGCCGCGATGGCCTCCGGGTACACCCTCATTCCGGACGTCCTGCTGAAGGCTCAGCGCGCCCTGGGGCTGGACCCGCTGGACCTCAACATCCTGCTCCACCTGGTGAAGCACTGGTGGGAGGCGAAGCGGGCGCCGTCTCTCGGCAAGGCCTCCATTGCCGAGCTGATCGGCGTCGACGAGTCCACCATCCGCCGCCGCATCTTCGCCCTGGAGAAGGCGGGCCTGCTCAAGCGGGTACGGCGCTCGGACCCAACCAAGGGCGACCAGACCCACGCCATCGACCTCAGCCCCCTGGTGAAGAAGCTGGAGCCGCACGCTGAGAAGGCGCTCGAACTCCTCCAGGAGCGCAAGGCACACAGGGCGCTGCGCGACAAGCGCCTCAAGAAGACCGCCGACAAGACGCCGCAGCCGGTGGGGGACTGA
- a CDS encoding dihydrofolate reductase family protein: MRKLTYHVATTADGFIARADGSWDFFPTEGGHIPEFVAAMNSYGAVLMGRKTYEVGLKVGVADPYPHLDSYVFSRTLKESPSPRVKLVSGDAAAVVRTLKAREGRDLWLCGGGELASVLFAEGLIDEVLLKLNPVLLGSGTPLLTHLKDPTRLELLSTKVYRGGVVLLHYSVPR, encoded by the coding sequence ATGAGAAAGCTCACCTACCACGTGGCCACGACGGCCGATGGGTTCATCGCCCGCGCGGATGGCTCCTGGGATTTCTTCCCCACCGAGGGCGGCCACATCCCCGAGTTCGTCGCGGCCATGAACAGCTACGGCGCCGTGCTGATGGGGCGGAAGACCTACGAAGTGGGCTTGAAGGTGGGCGTGGCCGACCCCTACCCCCACCTGGACAGCTACGTCTTCTCGCGCACCCTGAAGGAGAGCCCGAGCCCCCGGGTGAAGCTCGTCTCGGGCGATGCCGCCGCCGTGGTCCGGACACTGAAGGCGCGGGAGGGCCGTGACCTCTGGCTGTGCGGCGGCGGGGAGCTGGCCTCGGTGCTGTTCGCCGAAGGGCTCATTGACGAGGTCCTCCTCAAGCTGAACCCCGTCCTGCTGGGCTCGGGCACGCCGCTCCTCACCCACCTGAAGGACCCCACCCGCCTGGAGCTCCTGTCCACCAAGGTGTACCGGGGCGGGGTGGTGCTCTTGCACTACAGTGTGCCGCGCTGA